Proteins encoded in a region of the Streptomyces sp. NBC_01298 genome:
- a CDS encoding helix-turn-helix transcriptional regulator, giving the protein MPRLTHAGDRLYRFVTRTPGTTRETAALALDVSAAEVQEAADALDDLGLLSVCPVTGIYTPYPVEHARIKVLNPAQHSLNETQSFLDQLRGELDELTVKTADLRDDTSLEVVPGLGDVRKLIAGLADGSRTEVLTSQPGGARDEEVLAESLERTERLLGRGVRMRTLYQHTARFSPATASFVGRVTPLGAEVCTLAGGFPRCIIFDKEVAIIPLADGSHGAAVSRNSHLVSFLSEAFERAWSAAEKFTSENDQSARAAITSDIQQTIVSLLIQGESDNRIAHVVGISLRNCQRHIANIMKSIGARNRLHAGYLLAKEPFNGV; this is encoded by the coding sequence GTGCCCCGGCTCACCCACGCCGGGGACCGTCTCTACCGGTTCGTCACCCGAACACCGGGTACAACGCGCGAAACAGCGGCCCTGGCCCTGGACGTGAGCGCCGCCGAGGTGCAGGAGGCGGCGGACGCGCTCGACGATCTGGGGCTGCTGAGCGTGTGTCCCGTGACGGGCATCTACACCCCGTACCCCGTGGAGCACGCGCGCATCAAGGTCCTCAACCCGGCGCAGCACAGCCTGAACGAGACCCAGTCCTTCCTCGATCAACTACGCGGAGAATTGGATGAGTTAACGGTCAAGACCGCGGATCTCCGGGACGACACCTCGCTGGAGGTCGTACCGGGCCTGGGTGACGTGCGCAAACTCATCGCCGGACTCGCGGACGGCAGCCGCACCGAGGTGCTCACCTCCCAGCCCGGCGGCGCCCGGGACGAGGAGGTGCTCGCCGAGAGCCTGGAGCGGACCGAACGCCTGCTGGGGCGAGGGGTGCGCATGCGGACCCTCTACCAGCACACGGCCCGGTTCAGCCCGGCCACGGCGTCCTTCGTGGGGCGGGTGACACCGCTCGGCGCGGAAGTGTGCACGCTCGCCGGCGGTTTTCCGCGCTGCATCATCTTCGACAAGGAAGTGGCGATCATCCCGCTCGCGGACGGATCGCACGGGGCGGCGGTATCGAGAAATAGCCACCTTGTCTCATTCCTGTCGGAGGCCTTCGAGCGGGCCTGGAGCGCGGCCGAGAAATTCACCTCGGAAAACGATCAATCGGCGCGCGCCGCGATTACCTCCGACATTCAGCAGACCATCGTGTCGCTGCTCATTCAGGGCGAATCGGACAACAGAATAGCCCACGTGGTCGGTATTTCTTTGCGCAATTGTCAACGCCACAT
- a CDS encoding GNAT family N-acetyltransferase produces MHYSWPRELSEQDMREMIELMDAVAVKEMTLGFYEPVGLEKGLPLMRAFEADLRKGAVDLLHVRNNEGRIVGMVTLARAPLPARRHIVEMRRCVVAPDYRGQFLLEGWAEALRKVGEMGCDVITLEVRDDGPSVLWQRLGFREYGRLPDYARADGRPVTGFYMHARLADITDHFEATGTWLHELESDRVAVAS; encoded by the coding sequence ATGCACTATTCATGGCCGCGCGAACTGTCCGAACAGGACATGCGCGAAATGATCGAGCTGATGGACGCCGTGGCGGTCAAGGAGATGACCCTCGGCTTCTACGAACCGGTGGGCCTGGAGAAGGGCCTGCCCCTGATGCGGGCCTTCGAGGCCGACCTGCGGAAGGGCGCCGTGGACCTCCTCCACGTCCGCAACAACGAAGGCCGGATCGTCGGCATGGTGACGCTCGCCCGGGCCCCGCTGCCCGCCCGGCGCCACATCGTCGAAATGCGCCGCTGCGTCGTGGCCCCCGACTACCGCGGGCAGTTCCTGCTCGAAGGCTGGGCCGAGGCCCTGCGCAAGGTCGGCGAGATGGGCTGCGACGTCATCACGCTCGAAGTCCGCGACGACGGCCCCTCCGTGCTCTGGCAGCGCCTGGGTTTCCGGGAGTACGGCCGGCTGCCCGACTACGCCCGCGCCGACGGCCGCCCCGTCACCGGCTTCTACATGCACGCCCGGCTCGCCGACATCACGGACCACTTCGAGGCCACCGGCACCTGGCTGCACGAGCTGGAATCCGACCGCGTCGCGGTAGCGAGCTGA
- a CDS encoding cysteine hydrolase family protein: MSKIAVLTNDLQYELVEKNPERVAAVEAATPHFTGFLDEMRSRGHHIFHLQLVNDPDDPNAERYDGYLPVQRGTHGADIIEAFLAPEDVVMEKSKDSGFYETDLHERLQALGVDTVLITGMQTQICVQTTAADAFFRGYNIWVPSDCVVSARLDDKQRALDWLEGYCATVSDSAEVIKVLDAEGGLPRKNIKTP, translated from the coding sequence ATGTCCAAGATCGCCGTCCTGACCAACGACCTCCAGTACGAACTGGTCGAGAAGAACCCGGAGCGCGTCGCCGCCGTCGAGGCCGCCACCCCGCACTTCACCGGCTTCCTCGACGAGATGCGCAGCCGCGGCCACCACATCTTCCACCTGCAGCTCGTCAACGACCCGGACGACCCGAACGCCGAGCGCTACGACGGCTACCTCCCGGTCCAGCGCGGCACGCACGGCGCCGACATCATCGAGGCCTTCCTGGCCCCCGAGGACGTCGTCATGGAGAAGAGCAAGGACTCGGGCTTCTACGAGACCGACCTGCACGAGCGCCTCCAGGCCCTCGGCGTGGACACCGTGCTGATCACCGGCATGCAGACGCAGATATGCGTCCAGACCACCGCCGCCGACGCGTTCTTCCGCGGCTACAACATCTGGGTCCCCTCCGACTGCGTCGTCTCGGCCCGCCTCGACGACAAGCAGCGCGCCCTGGACTGGCTGGAGGGCTACTGCGCCACGGTGTCCGACTCCGCCGAGGTCATCAAGGTCCTCGACGCCGAGGGCGGCCTGCCCCGCAAGAACATCAAGACCCCGTGA
- the hypE gene encoding hydrogenase expression/formation protein HypE, with protein sequence MTTSVDPTEFIVLDHGTGAKLSQDLVQLIAATLGDVYVGIMEDSAVLKIEGDRIAMTTDSFVIDPPFFGNGDIGKIAVCGTVNDLAVAGARPKYLTLGMILETGLPIPKLVQVLESIRDTAREAGVQIVGGDTKVVRKGEADQIYLNTAGVGVFEREPLTMTDVRPGDKVILSGPIGNHTVHLLSIREGLGFEQRVDSDCAPLNGLVDTVLSNVEAGAVRSMRDVTRGGLTAVLHEYAHKLGRTIRVAQDDLPIQHETAMAADMLGINPLHCANEGCLVVFVAPEAEADVLAALRSLPYGKHAVTIGEISEDTEGLVLLRDKDGRETQLEELLGAELPRLC encoded by the coding sequence ATGACCACGAGCGTGGATCCCACCGAATTCATCGTCCTCGACCACGGCACCGGCGCGAAGCTCAGCCAGGACCTGGTCCAGCTGATCGCGGCGACCCTCGGCGACGTGTACGTCGGCATCATGGAGGACAGCGCGGTCCTCAAGATCGAGGGCGACCGCATCGCGATGACCACCGACTCCTTCGTGATCGACCCGCCGTTCTTCGGCAACGGGGACATCGGGAAGATCGCGGTCTGCGGCACCGTCAACGACCTGGCCGTGGCCGGCGCCCGGCCCAAGTACCTCACCCTCGGCATGATCCTGGAGACCGGGCTCCCCATCCCCAAGCTGGTCCAGGTCCTCGAGTCGATCCGCGACACCGCCCGCGAGGCCGGCGTACAGATCGTCGGCGGGGACACCAAGGTGGTCCGCAAGGGCGAGGCCGACCAGATCTACCTGAACACCGCGGGCGTCGGGGTCTTCGAGCGCGAGCCGCTCACCATGACCGACGTGCGCCCCGGCGACAAGGTGATCCTCAGCGGCCCCATCGGAAACCACACGGTGCACCTGCTCTCCATCCGCGAGGGCCTCGGCTTCGAGCAGCGCGTGGACAGCGACTGCGCGCCCCTCAACGGCCTGGTCGACACGGTCCTGTCGAACGTCGAGGCCGGCGCCGTCCGCTCGATGCGCGACGTCACCCGCGGCGGCCTGACCGCCGTGCTCCACGAGTACGCCCACAAGCTCGGCCGCACCATCCGCGTCGCCCAGGACGACCTGCCCATCCAGCACGAGACGGCGATGGCCGCCGACATGCTCGGCATCAACCCGCTGCACTGCGCCAACGAGGGCTGCCTCGTGGTCTTCGTGGCCCCGGAGGCGGAGGCCGACGTACTGGCCGCCCTGCGCTCGCTGCCCTACGGCAAGCACGCGGTCACCATCGGCGAGATCTCCGAGGACACCGAGGGCCTGGTGCTGCTGCGCGACAAGGACGGCCGCGAGACCCAGCTGGAGGAACTCCTCGGCGCCGAACTCCCCCGGCTCTGCTGA
- the hypF gene encoding carbamoyltransferase HypF has translation MSSTEQQTVTERPDGTAGTVGTGTVGTGSAHSAVSAFDEWRIRVTGVVQGVGYRPFVYKLARELGLSGWVRNDPEGVLVEASGPVAALEEFTAGLSGRAPELARVDEVRPTRGLAAGTVPAGPFTIVHSEHTGARSALLPADTHVCGDCQAELRDPKDRRHRYPFINCTNCGPRYSIIQDLPYDRPMTTMAAFTMCPDCKAEYEDPMDRRYHAQPNACPDCGPRLLLRDREGGTAEGDEALLRAARVLADGGIAAMKSVGGFHLVVDATNAEAVALLRGRKRRDSKPFAVMVRDLTTAQALVDLSEAEIDVLRSPARPILLARKRPGSLPESVAPRNPNLGIMLPSAPHHHLLLDEPGLEALVATSGNISGYPIAYRNEEALEQLFEIADVILYHDRDIEIRVDDSVVRLSDHPELDEPLLQFIRRARGYAPYPVDVGREVAPVVALGAELKTTVALTNGSQVFLSQHIGDLKNDETFAAHHRTARHLAQLYALKPEATAHDMHPQFRSTRAALDDDGTGPALPTVEVQHHHAHMASCMAENHVRGTTLGVIFDGFGYGEDGTVWGGEFLLGDYAAFRRVGRMRGLPLIGGDQAVREPIRTGYALALDAFDGDPDRALAGFPALAALDAQRRQVFATMAARGINSPPTSSMGRLFDGAAALAGVCARAEYEAQGPIELEGLLDRDATREPQASYRFGSYAADGLTEVDPRPVIRAMAADIAAGLPVERISRRFHTAVVDMVRERCTALREETGVNQVALSGGVFLNEFLLLNCLTGLTADGFDTYVHRLVPTNDGGIALGQVMVADARSHLRNRSGVTT, from the coding sequence ATGAGCAGCACCGAGCAGCAGACCGTCACGGAGCGGCCCGACGGGACGGCCGGCACCGTCGGCACCGGCACTGTCGGCACCGGCAGCGCCCACAGCGCCGTCAGCGCCTTTGACGAGTGGCGCATCCGCGTCACCGGCGTGGTCCAGGGCGTCGGCTACCGGCCGTTCGTCTACAAGCTGGCCCGTGAACTCGGCCTCTCCGGCTGGGTTCGCAACGACCCCGAAGGCGTGCTGGTGGAGGCGTCCGGACCGGTCGCCGCCCTGGAGGAGTTCACGGCGGGCCTCAGCGGCCGCGCCCCCGAGCTCGCCCGGGTGGACGAGGTCCGGCCGACCCGGGGACTGGCCGCGGGCACCGTGCCCGCCGGCCCGTTCACCATCGTGCACAGCGAGCACACCGGAGCCCGGTCCGCGCTGCTCCCGGCGGACACCCACGTATGCGGCGACTGCCAGGCGGAACTTCGCGATCCGAAGGACCGCCGGCACCGCTACCCCTTCATCAACTGCACCAACTGCGGGCCCCGGTACTCCATCATCCAGGACCTGCCGTACGACCGGCCGATGACCACCATGGCCGCCTTCACCATGTGCCCGGACTGCAAGGCCGAGTACGAGGACCCGATGGACCGGCGCTACCACGCGCAGCCCAACGCGTGCCCGGACTGCGGCCCCCGGCTGCTGCTCCGGGACCGCGAGGGGGGCACGGCCGAAGGGGACGAGGCCCTCCTGCGGGCCGCCCGGGTGCTGGCCGACGGCGGGATCGCGGCCATGAAGAGCGTCGGCGGCTTCCACCTCGTGGTGGACGCGACGAACGCGGAGGCCGTGGCCCTGCTGCGCGGCCGCAAGCGCCGCGACTCCAAGCCGTTCGCGGTGATGGTCCGCGATCTCACCACGGCGCAGGCCCTGGTGGACCTCTCCGAGGCGGAGATCGACGTCCTGCGCTCGCCGGCCCGGCCCATCCTGCTGGCCCGCAAGCGTCCGGGCTCCCTCCCGGAGTCCGTGGCCCCGCGCAACCCCAACCTGGGGATCATGCTGCCCTCGGCACCCCACCACCACCTGCTGCTGGACGAGCCCGGTCTCGAAGCGCTCGTCGCCACCAGCGGCAACATCTCCGGCTACCCCATCGCCTACCGCAACGAAGAGGCCCTGGAGCAGCTCTTCGAGATCGCGGACGTGATCCTCTACCACGACCGCGACATCGAGATCCGCGTCGACGACTCGGTGGTCCGCCTCTCCGACCACCCCGAACTCGACGAGCCGCTGCTCCAGTTCATCCGCCGGGCCCGCGGCTACGCCCCCTACCCCGTGGACGTCGGCCGCGAGGTGGCACCCGTGGTCGCCCTCGGCGCCGAACTGAAGACCACCGTCGCCCTCACCAACGGCTCCCAGGTCTTCCTCAGCCAGCACATCGGCGACCTCAAGAACGACGAGACCTTCGCCGCGCACCACCGCACCGCCCGGCACCTGGCGCAGCTGTACGCGCTCAAGCCGGAGGCCACGGCGCACGACATGCACCCGCAGTTCCGCTCCACCCGGGCGGCCCTGGACGACGACGGCACGGGCCCGGCGCTGCCCACCGTGGAAGTCCAGCACCACCACGCCCACATGGCCTCCTGCATGGCGGAGAACCACGTGCGCGGCACCACCCTCGGCGTGATCTTCGACGGCTTCGGCTACGGCGAGGACGGCACGGTGTGGGGCGGGGAGTTCCTCCTCGGGGACTACGCCGCCTTCCGCCGGGTCGGCCGGATGCGCGGCCTGCCGCTGATCGGAGGGGACCAGGCGGTGCGCGAACCCATCCGCACCGGGTACGCGCTCGCCCTGGACGCCTTCGACGGAGACCCGGACCGGGCCCTCGCGGGCTTCCCCGCCCTCGCCGCCCTCGACGCGCAGCGCCGCCAGGTCTTCGCGACGATGGCGGCCCGCGGGATCAACTCCCCGCCCACCTCCAGCATGGGCCGGCTCTTCGACGGGGCCGCCGCCCTCGCCGGGGTCTGCGCCAGGGCCGAGTACGAGGCCCAGGGCCCGATCGAGCTGGAGGGGCTGCTCGACCGCGACGCCACCCGCGAGCCGCAGGCCTCGTACCGCTTCGGGTCCTACGCGGCGGACGGACTGACCGAGGTGGACCCGCGGCCCGTGATCCGGGCCATGGCCGCCGACATCGCCGCCGGACTGCCCGTGGAGCGGATCAGCCGACGGTTCCACACGGCCGTCGTCGACATGGTCCGCGAGCGCTGCACGGCCCTGCGGGAGGAGACCGGGGTCAACCAGGTCGCCCTCTCCGGAGGCGTGTTCCTCAACGAGTTCCTGCTGCTCAACTGTCTGACCGGGCTGACCGCCGACGGTTTCGACACCTATGTCCACCGGCTCGTTCCGACCAATGACGGAGGAATCGCCCTCGGTCAGGTCATGGTCGCCGACGCCCGCTCACACCTGCGGAATCGAAGTGGAGTGACGACGTGA
- a CDS encoding diaminobutyrate--2-oxoglutarate transaminase family protein gives MTTLTPDEMYTFVEARESGARTYANAFGKLLAEGHGARVRDGHGREYLDCLAAAGTLALGHNHPDVLAAVGDYLTSGQVQQALDLTTPAKYEYLRALYARLPGTMADTFKTQFCGPAGTDATEAAIKLFKIATGRRTVISFHGAYHGMTAGALALTGNLGAKESVPSLMPDVHHLPYPYDYRCPFGIGGEAGVRAGLTYIERLLTDPESGITKPAAVFVEAVQGEGGVIPAPAAWLRGLREITTRLDIPLVLDEIQAGFGRTGTMWAFEESGIEPDAVLVSKAAGGGFPLSLLLYHGKYDAWTPGAHAGTFRGNQIALVAGLAAMRVTESEGLIDKAAAKGRLIGSLLGRLAAGHPEIGQVRGRGLMWGIEIVDPAGRADALGSLPADGARAKRVKRACLDHGLLLESGGRHGAVLRLLPPLVITDEEIHEMAAALEKALIDCV, from the coding sequence GTGACCACCCTCACGCCGGACGAGATGTACACCTTCGTCGAGGCGCGCGAATCGGGCGCCCGAACCTACGCCAACGCCTTCGGCAAGCTCCTCGCCGAAGGGCACGGGGCGCGCGTCCGCGACGGGCACGGCCGGGAGTACCTGGACTGCCTCGCCGCGGCGGGCACCCTCGCCCTGGGGCACAACCATCCGGACGTCCTGGCCGCGGTGGGGGACTACCTCACCTCCGGTCAGGTCCAGCAGGCACTGGACCTGACCACCCCGGCCAAGTACGAGTACCTCCGGGCGCTGTACGCGCGGTTGCCGGGCACCATGGCGGACACCTTCAAGACCCAGTTCTGCGGACCGGCGGGCACCGACGCCACCGAGGCCGCCATCAAGCTCTTCAAGATCGCCACCGGCCGCCGGACGGTGATCTCCTTCCACGGGGCGTACCACGGGATGACGGCGGGCGCCCTCGCCCTCACCGGCAACCTGGGCGCCAAGGAGTCCGTGCCCTCCCTCATGCCGGACGTCCACCACCTCCCCTATCCCTACGACTACCGCTGCCCCTTCGGCATCGGCGGCGAGGCGGGCGTCCGGGCCGGCCTGACCTACATCGAGCGGCTGCTCACCGACCCGGAGAGCGGCATCACCAAGCCGGCCGCCGTCTTCGTCGAAGCGGTCCAGGGCGAGGGCGGGGTGATCCCGGCGCCGGCCGCCTGGCTGCGCGGGCTGCGGGAGATCACCACCCGGCTGGACATCCCGCTGGTCCTGGACGAGATCCAGGCCGGCTTCGGACGCACCGGCACCATGTGGGCCTTCGAGGAGTCCGGGATCGAGCCGGACGCCGTCCTCGTGTCCAAGGCGGCCGGCGGCGGCTTCCCGCTGTCGCTGCTGCTCTACCACGGCAAGTACGACGCCTGGACGCCCGGAGCCCACGCGGGCACCTTCCGCGGCAACCAGATCGCCCTGGTCGCGGGACTCGCCGCCATGCGGGTCACCGAGTCCGAGGGGCTGATCGACAAGGCCGCCGCCAAGGGCAGACTGATCGGCTCCCTGCTCGGCCGGCTGGCCGCCGGTCACCCCGAGATCGGCCAGGTCCGCGGCCGGGGGCTGATGTGGGGCATCGAGATCGTGGACCCCGCCGGCCGGGCCGACGCCCTCGGTTCGCTGCCCGCCGACGGGGCCCGGGCCAAGCGCGTCAAGCGCGCCTGCCTGGACCACGGGCTGCTGCTGGAGAGCGGCGGGCGGCACGGCGCCGTGCTCCGGCTGCTCCCGCCACTGGTGATCACCGACGAGGAGATCCACGAGATGGCGGCGGCGCTGGAGAAAGCTCTGATCGACTGCGTCTGA
- a CDS encoding MFS transporter, producing the protein MTSIDQAGLPEAGAAAATAAAPAPGRRPRRELAAATVGSVVEAYDWTIYGILAPYFAEALFPGTSPTAKLIAAYLGFALGFLVRPLGSVLIGRLTDTRGRRYGLTLTVGLIAAGSLFLAVVPGYASIGLAAPLLVVGARLVQGLSVGAENPSVAAYVTETAPAGRRYFYSAVSYGGVVLGSALSFIVMNLLLGVFGESGVEDGAWRLGFVFGGLLGLTALWIRRGAAESTVFTAAAGGAAQGAAPSAGMPRKAPVVRAPSPWPVLRAHLRRLAVVFAITSGATTAFYFVTVDFPSYAESAGAAGKEETSAALLLGMVALLAAMLGGGKAADRIGALPVLRLGFAGLALGTVPLLLAMNSGRVPVQLVTVVLLFLLGLPLAVSNVFAGQLFPPAVRAVAVGLPTAAAISLFGGTFPMLAELLRSAGLGAWLPWWPALTAAVALAASWAVHEHPGSEHPGSEHLGSEQPVSVTPHA; encoded by the coding sequence ATGACCAGCATTGACCAAGCCGGTCTCCCGGAGGCCGGTGCGGCGGCGGCCACCGCCGCCGCACCGGCGCCGGGCCGGCGCCCCCGCAGGGAACTGGCCGCCGCCACCGTCGGCTCGGTCGTCGAGGCCTACGACTGGACCATCTACGGCATCCTCGCCCCCTACTTCGCCGAGGCACTGTTCCCCGGCACCTCGCCCACCGCCAAACTCATCGCCGCCTACCTCGGCTTCGCCCTCGGCTTCCTGGTCCGCCCGCTGGGCAGCGTGCTCATCGGCCGCCTCACCGACACCCGCGGCCGGCGCTACGGACTGACCCTCACGGTCGGCCTGATCGCCGCCGGCTCCCTGTTCCTGGCCGTCGTCCCCGGCTACGCCTCCATCGGCCTGGCCGCTCCGCTCCTGGTGGTGGGGGCCCGGCTGGTGCAGGGCCTGTCGGTCGGGGCGGAGAACCCGAGCGTGGCCGCGTACGTCACCGAGACGGCGCCGGCCGGGCGCCGCTACTTCTACAGCGCCGTCTCCTACGGGGGAGTGGTACTGGGCAGCGCGCTCTCCTTCATCGTCATGAACCTCCTGCTCGGAGTGTTCGGCGAGAGCGGGGTCGAGGACGGGGCCTGGCGCCTCGGCTTCGTCTTCGGCGGGCTGCTCGGGCTGACCGCCCTGTGGATCCGGCGGGGCGCGGCGGAGAGCACCGTCTTCACCGCTGCCGCGGGCGGGGCCGCGCAGGGAGCGGCCCCGTCCGCGGGGATGCCGCGGAAGGCGCCGGTCGTGAGGGCTCCGAGCCCCTGGCCGGTGCTGCGGGCCCATCTCCGGCGGCTCGCCGTGGTGTTCGCCATCACCTCCGGGGCCACCACCGCCTTCTACTTCGTCACCGTCGACTTCCCCTCGTACGCCGAGAGCGCCGGGGCCGCCGGCAAGGAGGAGACCTCCGCCGCGCTGCTCCTCGGCATGGTGGCGCTCCTCGCGGCCATGCTCGGCGGCGGCAAGGCGGCCGACCGGATCGGGGCGCTGCCCGTCCTGCGGCTCGGCTTCGCCGGGCTCGCGCTGGGCACCGTACCGCTGCTGCTGGCCATGAACTCCGGACGGGTTCCCGTCCAACTGGTCACCGTGGTGCTGCTCTTCCTGCTGGGCCTCCCGCTCGCGGTGAGCAACGTCTTCGCGGGGCAGCTGTTCCCGCCGGCGGTGCGCGCCGTCGCCGTGGGCCTGCCCACCGCGGCCGCGATCAGCCTCTTCGGCGGCACGTTCCCGATGCTCGCGGAGCTCCTGAGGTCGGCCGGCCTGGGCGCCTGGCTGCCGTGGTGGCCGGCACTGACCGCCGCGGTGGCGCTGGCCGCCTCATGGGCCGTACACGAACACCCCGGTAGCGAACACCCCGGTAGCGAACACCTCGGTAGCGAACAGCCTGTGTCCGTAACCCCTCATGCCTGA
- a CDS encoding amidohydrolase — MTALLEGLDSLLPALEADYRDLHTHPELAFQEKRTAALVAERLAAQGGWEITTGVGRTGVVAVLANGEGPVVMLRADMDALPVKEATGLPYASTETATDESGTEVPVMHACGHDLHVAALIGSCALFARNRGAWRGTVVAVFQPGEESGYGAREMVEDGLFERFPRPDVILGSHVGPGPVGLVATLPGVVMGATDSITVKLFGRGGHGSKPEAAVDPVVMAASLVLRLQTVVSREIAAQEPVVVTVGKLHAGTTAAVIPDTAELGINVRTSSAPVREKVLAAVERLARAESAAAGATADPEITSVYHLPMTVNDTAAAERVADAHREHFGAGAVMTMGPTTASEDFGLLATAAQVPSVYWFYGGLDPQAFGEAFAAGKLEELPQNHSSTFAPVAGPALSVGVRTMATAALPWLAAAAAAAAAAAASASASASASSSSEGADAGEGSGTE, encoded by the coding sequence ATGACCGCACTGCTCGAAGGACTCGACTCGCTGCTGCCGGCCCTCGAAGCCGACTACCGCGACCTGCACACCCACCCCGAACTCGCCTTCCAGGAGAAGCGGACGGCGGCCCTGGTCGCCGAGCGCCTCGCCGCCCAGGGCGGCTGGGAGATCACCACCGGCGTCGGCCGCACCGGCGTGGTCGCGGTCCTGGCCAACGGCGAGGGCCCGGTGGTCATGCTGCGCGCCGACATGGACGCGCTGCCCGTCAAGGAGGCCACCGGACTGCCGTACGCGAGCACCGAGACGGCCACCGACGAATCGGGCACCGAGGTCCCGGTGATGCACGCCTGCGGCCACGATCTGCACGTGGCCGCGCTCATCGGGTCCTGCGCCCTGTTCGCCCGTAACCGCGGGGCCTGGCGGGGCACGGTCGTCGCCGTCTTCCAGCCGGGCGAGGAGAGCGGCTACGGAGCCCGCGAGATGGTCGAGGACGGGCTCTTCGAGCGCTTCCCGCGCCCCGACGTGATCCTCGGCTCGCACGTGGGACCCGGCCCCGTCGGGCTCGTCGCGACCTTGCCCGGCGTGGTCATGGGCGCCACCGACTCGATCACCGTCAAGCTCTTCGGGCGCGGCGGCCACGGCTCGAAGCCCGAGGCCGCGGTCGACCCCGTGGTGATGGCGGCCTCGCTGGTCCTGCGGCTCCAGACCGTGGTCTCCCGCGAGATCGCCGCCCAGGAACCGGTGGTGGTCACCGTCGGCAAACTGCACGCCGGCACCACCGCCGCGGTCATACCCGACACGGCCGAGCTGGGCATCAACGTGCGCACCAGCTCCGCGCCGGTCCGCGAGAAGGTCCTCGCGGCCGTCGAGCGCCTCGCCCGCGCCGAATCGGCGGCGGCGGGCGCGACCGCCGACCCGGAGATCACCTCCGTCTACCACCTGCCCATGACCGTCAACGACACCGCGGCCGCCGAGCGGGTGGCCGACGCCCACCGCGAGCACTTCGGGGCCGGCGCCGTCATGACGATGGGCCCGACCACCGCCAGCGAGGACTTCGGGCTGCTCGCCACCGCCGCCCAGGTCCCCTCGGTGTACTGGTTCTACGGCGGCCTCGACCCGCAGGCCTTCGGGGAGGCCTTCGCGGCCGGCAAGCTGGAGGAGCTCCCGCAGAACCACTCCTCCACCTTCGCGCCCGTCGCCGGACCCGCGCTGTCCGTCGGCGTCCGCACGATGGCCACGGCGGCACTGCCCTGGCTCGCCGCCGCTGCCGCTGCCGCTGCCGCTGCCGCTGCCTCTGCCTCTGCCTCTGCCTCTGCCTCCTCCTCCTCCGAGGGCGCCGACGCGGGTGAGGGGAGCGGGACGGAATGA